In the genome of Desulfofarcimen acetoxidans DSM 771, one region contains:
- a CDS encoding helix-turn-helix domain-containing protein, with protein sequence MELNNSDRLGSILKTARKTKGLTREQLAEIINITPRYLMSIENESKKPSYDVLFRLIRELGIPADTIFYPENQNIDTEVEHLVRLLYLCNERELKIATATIQALVDNKQ encoded by the coding sequence ATGGAACTAAATAATTCTGATAGACTCGGCAGTATCCTTAAAACTGCCCGAAAAACCAAAGGCCTTACACGAGAGCAGTTAGCTGAAATCATAAACATAACACCTCGCTATCTAATGTCCATTGAGAACGAGAGCAAGAAACCGAGCTACGACGTCTTGTTCCGGCTTATCAGGGAGCTAGGCATACCAGCGGATACAATCTTTTATCCCGAAAATCAAAATATTGATACCGAGGTTGAACATCTTGTGCGATTATTATATCTTTGCAATGAGCGGGAGCTAAAGATTGCAACTGCAACAATTCAAGCATTGGTAGACAACAAACAATAA
- a CDS encoding IS110 family transposase, with translation MTISLHVGIDIGKNKNVACFMKLDGTILLKKLVFDNSISGAESLASKTKELSIKDSFDHVVFGMEATSLYHFHLMNYLLITEELKPYRPTVYQLNARSIKNFKKSYPPKGKNDAYDAYIIAEKLRHGRLPKPYEVDEMYLPLQRLTRYRFHLVGSLVREKSYFLTMLFMKFSNYGDVFSDIFGATSMSIITDFFGPEEIINTPLEDLVQLLVDKGNKQFSNPETLATELKRICRESYRMSPKLTDSVNLILETSMNNIRFFEQTIRKLDSVIARDMAKLSNPLMSIKGIGPVFSAGIISEIGDINKFEDQSQLAKFSGITWNSNQSGEFDGEDKPLNRAGNRYLRYYLIEAADSLRRHNDEYRAYYQKKFQESKKHAHKRAQVLTARKFVRLVFSLLSKNQLYRSDRG, from the coding sequence ATGACAATATCCTTGCATGTTGGCATTGATATTGGTAAGAATAAGAATGTGGCTTGCTTTATGAAATTAGACGGAACGATTTTGTTGAAAAAGTTAGTTTTCGATAACTCCATTTCAGGTGCCGAGAGTTTGGCATCTAAAACTAAAGAGTTATCGATTAAAGATAGCTTTGATCATGTTGTTTTTGGAATGGAAGCTACTTCTTTATACCACTTTCACTTGATGAATTATTTACTAATCACCGAAGAATTAAAGCCATACAGGCCTACAGTTTACCAACTCAATGCCAGAAGTATCAAGAACTTCAAGAAGTCTTATCCTCCAAAGGGCAAGAACGATGCATATGACGCTTATATCATAGCTGAAAAACTAAGACACGGCAGATTACCTAAACCTTACGAGGTTGATGAGATGTATCTTCCGCTACAGCGACTGACCCGTTACAGGTTTCACCTGGTGGGTTCACTTGTGCGAGAAAAAAGTTATTTTTTAACTATGTTGTTTATGAAATTTAGTAATTATGGTGATGTATTCAGTGATATCTTTGGAGCCACCAGCATGTCTATTATTACCGATTTTTTTGGCCCGGAAGAAATTATTAATACACCACTTGAAGACTTGGTTCAATTGCTTGTGGATAAAGGAAATAAGCAATTTTCTAACCCTGAAACATTGGCTACTGAGCTAAAACGAATTTGCCGTGAATCCTACCGGATGAGTCCGAAGCTCACGGATTCGGTTAATCTGATTCTTGAAACCAGTATGAATAATATCCGCTTTTTTGAGCAAACCATCCGCAAATTGGACAGTGTGATTGCCAGGGATATGGCCAAGCTCTCGAATCCATTGATGTCAATCAAGGGAATTGGGCCAGTGTTTTCCGCCGGCATTATCTCTGAAATTGGGGATATTAACAAGTTCGAAGATCAGTCCCAGTTAGCTAAATTTTCAGGTATCACCTGGAATAGCAATCAATCCGGCGAATTTGACGGTGAAGATAAACCCCTGAATAGGGCTGGAAACCGGTATCTCAGGTATTATCTGATAGAAGCTGCGGACAGTTTGAGGAGACATAATGACGAGTACCGAGCTTACTATCAAAAAAAATTTCAAGAATCAAAAAAACATGCCCATAAACGAGCTCAGGTTCTTACAGCTAGGAAGTTTGTAAGGCTGGTTTTTTCCTTACTTTCAAAGAACCAGCTTTACAGGTCGGACAGGGGATAG
- a CDS encoding sigma-70 family RNA polymerase sigma factor, producing the protein MSYSVVLTLLYEEVYKAYYRCRDREKYLDKLAEDNNISLEGCYEKGISVEYIISAAEDSMEDTIITGMLLVKLRQCLKMLNEPEKRLIIELYLRGKSERQLSKEIGIPPMTIHDRKRKILNKLKNMM; encoded by the coding sequence ATGTCGTATTCGGTTGTTCTGACTCTATTATACGAGGAGGTCTATAAGGCCTATTACCGCTGCCGGGACAGAGAGAAATATCTGGACAAGCTCGCGGAGGATAACAATATCTCACTTGAAGGCTGTTATGAGAAAGGCATCTCTGTGGAGTACATAATTTCTGCGGCAGAGGATTCCATGGAGGATACGATTATAACCGGTATGTTACTCGTTAAGCTTCGCCAATGCCTTAAAATGCTTAACGAACCTGAGAAAAGGCTGATCATAGAACTGTATCTTCGAGGTAAAAGCGAACGCCAGCTGTCCAAGGAAATCGGTATTCCGCCTATGACGATACATGACCGCAAGAGAAAAATACTTAATAAGCTCAAAAATATGATGTAA